Proteins encoded together in one Bacteroidota bacterium window:
- a CDS encoding FKBP-type peptidyl-prolyl cis-trans isomerase — MILALAVLFVGCDKSGADGGDASTLKDSKDSVSYAIGYDIGKNFATQGVEVNIAVFAKALEEGIAGTAPKLDEQTSRNVMMAYQQELQKKQQEKRAAEAGENIKKSNDFLAANKANAGVIELPSGLQYQVIKEGTGKQPTLDDQVTTNYHGTLMDGSVFDSSRERGEPATFPLKGVIQAWQQILPMMKEGASYKIWSPPALAYGEYGSPPKIGPNVALVFEIDLIKVLGPADAAPAVQ; from the coding sequence ATGATCCTAGCGTTGGCTGTACTGTTTGTCGGTTGCGACAAATCAGGCGCTGATGGAGGCGATGCCTCGACGCTCAAGGATAGCAAAGACAGCGTAAGCTACGCCATCGGCTATGACATCGGCAAAAACTTTGCCACCCAAGGTGTCGAAGTAAACATTGCCGTATTTGCAAAAGCTTTGGAAGAAGGCATCGCAGGTACCGCACCTAAACTTGATGAGCAAACCTCACGCAACGTGATGATGGCTTATCAGCAGGAGCTTCAAAAGAAGCAACAAGAGAAGCGCGCTGCTGAAGCTGGCGAAAACATCAAAAAGAGCAACGATTTCCTCGCAGCCAACAAGGCCAATGCAGGTGTCATCGAATTGCCAAGCGGCTTGCAGTACCAAGTCATCAAAGAAGGAACAGGCAAGCAGCCTACCTTGGATGATCAGGTTACCACCAACTACCACGGTACTTTGATGGATGGTTCTGTGTTTGACAGCTCACGTGAGCGTGGCGAACCTGCAACTTTCCCATTGAAAGGCGTGATCCAGGCTTGGCAGCAAATCCTTCCGATGATGAAGGAAGGCGCGAGCTACAAAATCTGGTCCCCACCCGCACTCGCCTACGGCGAATACGGTTCACCACCCAAAATCGGTCCTAACGTCGCCCTCGTATTCGAGATCGACTTGATCAAAGTCCTCGGCCCAGCCGACGCAGCTCCAGCCGTACAGTAA
- a CDS encoding MBOAT family protein, which produces MAAMYRAERIKAKRGWLAASLFLNLGLLAYFKYCNFFLENLSAVLQSLGLQTLSWTSVALPLGISFFVFESLTYVIDVYRGIHPPLKRFWDYQMYILYFPKLIAGPIVRYHQIADQIENRAESNELFLTGFYRLVIGLGKKVLIANKIGVMIAPYFAEDPSKLTAGQAWIGVIGFMMQIYFDFSGYSDMALGLSRMVGFRLPENFNNPFIAASITEFWQRWHISLSTWFQIYLFTPLALQWRSLRRLSVVLAIAVTFLASGLWHGASWNFVLWGAFHGLLLILDRLFLLRVLQRLGRLTGLIFVWLAVTLSFVIFKIDDLPKAFRYYGTMFTGGHGIQFTPTLELWIIFGCAIGLSLFAALPILKRVQDKLYAEQQGWLGHLLLFPACVLVFIFALSTLNWLPYNPFLYFRF; this is translated from the coding sequence GTGGCTGCGATGTACCGTGCAGAGCGGATCAAAGCCAAACGAGGCTGGCTCGCTGCCTCCCTTTTTCTCAACCTTGGACTTCTGGCCTATTTCAAATACTGCAATTTTTTTCTGGAAAACCTCAGCGCAGTCCTCCAAAGCCTCGGATTGCAGACGCTCAGCTGGACATCCGTCGCATTGCCGCTCGGAATTTCATTTTTTGTGTTTGAATCGCTCACCTATGTGATCGACGTTTACAGAGGTATTCATCCGCCCTTAAAGCGGTTTTGGGACTATCAGATGTACATTCTCTATTTCCCGAAACTCATCGCCGGCCCGATTGTGCGTTACCATCAGATCGCTGACCAAATCGAAAACCGAGCGGAATCCAACGAACTTTTTCTCACCGGATTCTATCGGTTGGTGATCGGGCTGGGCAAAAAGGTGTTGATTGCCAATAAGATAGGCGTCATGATCGCGCCCTATTTTGCTGAGGATCCTTCGAAACTCACCGCTGGACAGGCGTGGATCGGCGTAATCGGCTTCATGATGCAGATTTACTTTGATTTCAGCGGCTACAGCGACATGGCATTGGGCCTGAGCAGGATGGTTGGGTTCCGTTTGCCCGAAAACTTTAACAACCCCTTCATTGCGGCAAGTATCACGGAGTTTTGGCAACGCTGGCATATTTCATTGTCGACTTGGTTTCAGATCTACTTGTTCACACCGCTTGCATTGCAATGGCGCAGTCTACGACGCCTGTCTGTCGTGCTTGCGATCGCTGTCACCTTTCTCGCTTCAGGGCTTTGGCATGGCGCCTCCTGGAACTTTGTGCTTTGGGGAGCATTTCATGGCCTGTTGCTGATTCTTGACCGCTTATTCCTTCTCAGGGTGTTGCAGCGGCTTGGACGCCTCACCGGTCTTATCTTCGTTTGGCTTGCGGTGACCCTGAGTTTTGTGATTTTTAAGATCGATGATTTGCCAAAAGCATTTCGTTACTATGGCACCATGTTCACGGGCGGTCACGGCATTCAATTCACGCCGACCTTGGAACTTTGGATCATTTTTGGGTGCGCCATCGGGTTGTCGCTGTTTGCGGCATTGCCAATTCTTAAGCGGGTTCAAGACAAGCTGTATGCTGAACAGCAGGGTTGGCTGGGGCACCTCCTTTTGTTTCCGGCATGCGTATTGGTGTTCATATTCGCGCTGAGTACTTTGAATTGGCTACCCTACAATCCATTTCTTTATTTCAGGTTCTGA
- a CDS encoding class I SAM-dependent methyltransferase — protein sequence MIHILSPSDFKDYELIDSGKGEKIERFGKYTLIRPEPQALWSPALPETEWRKMADAKFVQDGSASGDWDRYNKTMPDQWVIGYNHGEMKLRFRLGMTRFKHVGIFPEQSVNWDFIFERCKAAAHGGKVPKVLNLFAYTGGASLAAKSGGADVIHCDSIKQVVNWADANMQLSKLDGIRWLVEDAFKFVLREAKRGNQYDGIILDPPAWGHGPKGEKWKLEDQIDELMGQVAAILAPQKSFLVMNAYSLGYSSLILENLGRSHFKPAHTKNLQIGELCLPERSGRKLPAGITMRLFAG from the coding sequence ATGATCCACATCCTCTCTCCATCCGATTTCAAAGACTACGAATTGATCGATTCCGGCAAGGGCGAGAAGATCGAACGTTTCGGGAAATACACGCTCATCAGACCCGAACCGCAGGCATTGTGGAGTCCTGCATTGCCCGAAACCGAATGGCGCAAGATGGCCGATGCCAAGTTTGTGCAGGATGGTTCCGCCTCTGGCGACTGGGACCGCTACAACAAAACCATGCCCGACCAATGGGTCATCGGCTACAACCACGGCGAAATGAAGCTGCGATTCCGGCTGGGAATGACCCGGTTCAAGCATGTCGGCATTTTTCCTGAGCAGTCCGTGAATTGGGATTTTATTTTTGAGCGCTGCAAAGCTGCCGCACATGGCGGAAAAGTTCCCAAAGTGCTGAACCTCTTTGCTTACACGGGTGGCGCGAGCCTCGCCGCCAAATCGGGTGGTGCAGATGTGATCCACTGCGATTCGATCAAGCAAGTCGTGAATTGGGCCGATGCCAACATGCAATTGAGCAAGCTCGACGGCATTCGTTGGCTGGTGGAGGATGCCTTCAAATTTGTGTTGCGCGAGGCCAAACGGGGAAATCAATACGATGGCATTATTCTCGATCCACCTGCTTGGGGCCATGGCCCCAAAGGTGAAAAATGGAAGCTCGAAGACCAAATCGATGAACTCATGGGCCAAGTGGCCGCCATTCTTGCACCGCAAAAGAGCTTTTTGGTGATGAATGCCTATTCGCTGGGTTATTCGTCCTTGATCTTGGAGAATCTCGGCCGCAGTCATTTCAAGCCTGCCCATACCAAAAACCTCCAAATCGGGGAGCTATGCCTGCCCGAGCGATCCGGCAGGAAGTTGCCTGCAGGGATTACGATGCGATTGTTTGCAGGGTGA
- a CDS encoding type III pantothenate kinase, with product MNIVVDIGNSRVKLGYFEGDQLLAASAFPHADYPQAVLASEPWRQYSGHSKYLGMASVGKAEMVKATDILLAAQPGLRLKVISRETALPIGNRYQTPQTLGMDRICAAVAGFRRAGKGPVLVVNAGTALTYDYVDANGDYLGGAISLGLRSRFRALYDYTAALPLLPHEGPLQWVGDTTETCMRSGLIHGIVLEIEGFIAQYQQLSTQPLSVFLTGGDAEFLGNLLKNITFVDSNLLLHGINTLIGDHA from the coding sequence TTGAACATCGTCGTCGACATCGGCAACAGCCGCGTGAAGCTGGGATATTTCGAAGGGGATCAGCTTTTGGCCGCATCCGCCTTTCCGCATGCGGATTACCCGCAAGCGGTGCTGGCATCCGAACCCTGGCGACAGTATTCGGGCCATTCAAAATATTTGGGAATGGCGAGCGTAGGTAAAGCAGAAATGGTCAAGGCCACCGACATATTGCTTGCCGCGCAACCCGGGTTGCGGCTCAAGGTCATCAGCCGGGAAACCGCGCTGCCGATCGGAAACCGCTATCAAACGCCCCAAACTTTGGGCATGGACAGGATTTGTGCCGCTGTTGCAGGGTTTCGACGTGCTGGAAAAGGACCTGTTTTGGTGGTCAATGCCGGGACAGCCCTCACTTATGACTACGTGGATGCAAACGGCGACTATTTGGGCGGTGCCATTTCGCTGGGATTGCGCAGCCGCTTCCGGGCGCTCTACGATTATACCGCCGCGCTCCCGTTGCTCCCGCACGAGGGGCCCCTGCAATGGGTGGGTGATACCACTGAAACCTGCATGCGCTCGGGCTTGATCCATGGCATTGTCTTGGAAATCGAAGGCTTCATCGCACAGTACCAACAACTCAGCACACAACCACTTTCCGTCTTTTTGACAGGAGGTGACGCTGAATTCTTGGGAAATCTTCTGAAAAACATCACCTTTGTCGATTCAAATTTGCTGCTACACGGCATCAATACCCTTATTGGAGATCATGCATAA
- a CDS encoding biotin--[acetyl-CoA-carboxylase] ligase, which translates to MNTLFIGKNFVELGEVDSTNAFAAALLDNRPAEGTVVLAQHQTAGKGQQGSIWAAEAGQNLTFSLILYPHFLAPRQIFLLNKLVTCALRDTVANLLPASTVQIKWPNDLLVDRQKISGILIETSLDKNSIRSAIIGIGLNVNQTAFDPSVHGHATSLALIKGLTFDCKEVLAQLLERIEAGYLAIRAGRNAGIEHAYLQHLYAYQEDTLVEIAGVQQTVHIVGVDSDGRLAVQQGGKLYFYAVKEIKFLL; encoded by the coding sequence TTGAATACGCTTTTCATCGGGAAGAATTTTGTGGAACTGGGCGAAGTCGACTCGACCAACGCCTTTGCGGCTGCTTTGTTGGACAACCGTCCTGCCGAGGGCACGGTGGTATTGGCACAGCATCAAACCGCCGGAAAAGGGCAGCAAGGCAGTATTTGGGCTGCGGAGGCCGGTCAAAATCTCACATTTTCGCTGATCCTCTACCCGCATTTCCTTGCGCCACGGCAGATTTTCTTGCTCAACAAACTTGTGACTTGCGCCCTGCGGGATACTGTCGCGAACTTGCTTCCCGCGTCTACCGTTCAAATCAAATGGCCCAATGACCTTCTGGTGGATCGCCAAAAAATATCGGGCATCCTCATTGAAACAAGTCTGGACAAAAACAGCATCCGTTCGGCAATCATCGGCATTGGGTTGAATGTGAACCAAACCGCATTTGACCCTTCCGTCCATGGCCATGCCACCTCGCTCGCATTGATCAAAGGCCTCACTTTTGACTGCAAAGAAGTCCTTGCCCAGCTTTTGGAGCGTATCGAAGCGGGTTATCTGGCCATCCGGGCGGGTCGAAATGCCGGCATCGAGCATGCCTATCTGCAACATCTCTATGCCTATCAGGAAGACACGCTGGTCGAAATCGCAGGCGTGCAGCAGACGGTGCATATCGTCGGCGTGGACAGCGATGGCAGACTCGCTGTGCAGCAAGGCGGAAAGCTGTATTTTTACGCCGTGAAAGAAATCAAATTCCTGCTTTGA
- a CDS encoding ATP-dependent Clp protease adaptor ClpS, translating into MSTKELVQPVVELETVVTETYSIMLFNDDVNSFDWVIQSLVEICDHTPTQAEQCAMIVHYKGKYVVKSGEKRDMIDRSIALLDRGLTVEVL; encoded by the coding sequence ATGAGTACGAAAGAGCTTGTGCAGCCAGTGGTAGAACTGGAAACCGTCGTCACGGAAACCTACAGTATCATGTTGTTCAATGACGATGTCAACTCCTTTGACTGGGTGATTCAATCATTGGTTGAAATCTGTGACCATACCCCGACGCAAGCCGAGCAATGTGCCATGATCGTACACTACAAAGGCAAATATGTGGTCAAAAGCGGCGAAAAGCGCGACATGATTGACCGCAGCATTGCCCTGCTCGACCGCGGCCTCACGGTTGAAGTGCTCTGA
- the rsfS gene encoding ribosome silencing factor has product MKVSTLVTAKQLADAVVQGLQDKKALDIVVMDLRKVRGAITDYFVIASGTSDKHVQALGDSVWTFCKEHLQDKPMNIEGRQQGEWVLLDYVNVVVHIFLEERRQFYDIESLWGDAPTEHIKQAW; this is encoded by the coding sequence ATGAAGGTTAGCACGTTAGTCACAGCCAAACAGCTCGCAGATGCAGTCGTACAAGGATTGCAAGACAAAAAAGCCCTCGATATTGTCGTCATGGACCTTCGCAAGGTGCGCGGTGCCATCACCGATTATTTTGTGATTGCCTCCGGGACATCCGACAAACACGTGCAGGCCCTGGGTGACAGCGTTTGGACATTTTGCAAAGAGCATCTGCAAGACAAGCCGATGAACATTGAAGGCAGGCAGCAAGGCGAATGGGTTTTGCTCGACTATGTCAATGTGGTGGTCCATATTTTCTTGGAAGAGCGCCGGCAGTTTTACGATATCGAAAGCCTCTGGGGCGATGCGCCGACAGAGCATATCAAGCAGGCTTGGTAA
- a CDS encoding alpha/beta hydrolase, whose product MQAPERIAFLESVSCRDIGQGPVVLLLHGFCESHLIFDSLLPQLTSDYRVVAPDLPGHGGTPWDKGIRTMDDFACWLRDLLDALEVEQCVLIGHSMGGYVAAAFAELFPERLRGLGMLHSTALGDAEERKENRTKSMAFVEQNGKELFLRAFVASLFHDPEPRWLMELTDITAPTDTDAIVACLRMMRDRPDRSAIVGALAVPVMYITGGLDGLVSPERSRQELAQLPLALLHRIPEASHMGMYEAPERVIAAVLSLVENAERGI is encoded by the coding sequence TTGCAAGCCCCCGAACGCATAGCTTTTCTGGAATCGGTTTCCTGCCGTGACATCGGCCAAGGACCTGTTGTGCTGTTGTTGCATGGATTTTGCGAAAGCCATCTCATCTTTGATTCCCTCCTTCCCCAATTGACTTCGGATTACCGTGTCGTGGCGCCCGACCTGCCCGGCCATGGTGGTACGCCTTGGGATAAAGGCATCCGTACCATGGACGATTTTGCTTGTTGGCTGCGGGATTTGCTGGATGCTTTGGAGGTGGAGCAATGCGTGCTGATCGGGCATAGCATGGGCGGATATGTCGCGGCGGCCTTTGCAGAACTATTTCCGGAGCGCTTGCGCGGATTGGGAATGTTGCATTCGACGGCGTTGGGCGATGCTGAGGAGCGGAAGGAGAATCGTACCAAGTCGATGGCTTTTGTCGAGCAAAACGGTAAGGAATTGTTTCTGAGGGCATTTGTTGCCTCGCTGTTTCACGATCCCGAGCCACGTTGGCTGATGGAACTCACGGACATTACCGCGCCGACCGATACCGATGCCATTGTCGCCTGCTTGCGCATGATGCGCGACCGCCCGGACAGAAGCGCCATCGTGGGCGCGCTTGCGGTGCCCGTCATGTACATCACGGGCGGCTTGGACGGGCTCGTGAGTCCCGAGCGCAGCCGGCAGGAATTGGCACAATTGCCGCTTGCGCTGCTGCATCGCATCCCTGAAGCCAGTCACATGGGAATGTATGAAGCGCCTGAAAGGGTGATCGCAGCTGTTTTGAGTTTGGTGGAGAATGCAGAACGGGGAATTTGA
- a CDS encoding M20/M25/M40 family metallo-hydrolase, translating to MKQLLFLGMLLIGATSLANGQTNSDSLMIRKFFDAELTQGTCYENLRHLCKDVGHRLSGSPRAAKAVEWAYATFQTMGLDRVEKQPVMVPHWVRGEADKAFYKGKMGKVTPPILALGSSVGTGKKGITANVVEVLSLDEVRNMPEGALKGKICFYNRPMNAKELDTFDAYGGCVDQRGSGAKEAAKKGALAVVVRSMTLQHDDHPHTGNMGYEEGVTKIPAAAISTNGADALHKHLQQDPNLVFTLNMQCQSLPDVQSHNVIGEIKGSMFPDEIITVGGHLDSWDVGEGAHDDGAGVVQAMEVLKLFKMVGYQPKRTIRAVAFMNEENGMKGGLEYAAQGKAKGEKHIAALESDRGGFAPRGIEMQANATNTSFAMRYLPLFVPYMMHNIQPGYGGVDISPLRAQGAGLFGYLPDSQRYFDYHHAETDVFEAVNQRELEMGAAAMAAWIYLLSEYGMPSNEAYTPK from the coding sequence ATGAAGCAACTTCTTTTTCTCGGTATGCTCCTTATCGGAGCGACGTCTTTGGCAAACGGGCAGACCAATTCCGATTCGTTGATGATCCGGAAGTTTTTTGATGCAGAGCTTACCCAAGGCACTTGCTACGAAAACCTGCGCCACCTCTGCAAGGATGTCGGCCATCGCCTGAGTGGAAGTCCACGTGCAGCAAAAGCCGTCGAATGGGCCTACGCTACCTTTCAAACGATGGGCTTGGACCGTGTCGAAAAGCAGCCGGTCATGGTGCCACATTGGGTGCGGGGCGAAGCTGACAAGGCGTTCTACAAAGGCAAAATGGGCAAAGTCACCCCGCCGATTCTCGCCTTGGGCAGTTCGGTCGGGACAGGGAAAAAAGGCATCACAGCGAATGTCGTCGAAGTTTTAAGCTTGGATGAAGTCAGAAATATGCCCGAAGGTGCTTTGAAAGGCAAGATTTGCTTCTATAACCGTCCGATGAATGCCAAGGAGCTCGATACCTTTGACGCCTACGGCGGCTGCGTCGATCAGCGCGGAAGTGGCGCAAAGGAGGCCGCGAAAAAAGGTGCTTTGGCCGTTGTCGTGCGCTCGATGACATTGCAACACGATGACCATCCGCATACGGGCAATATGGGCTATGAAGAAGGTGTTACCAAAATTCCCGCCGCTGCGATCAGCACCAACGGGGCAGATGCCTTGCACAAACACTTGCAGCAGGATCCGAATCTTGTTTTTACCCTTAACATGCAATGCCAATCCCTTCCTGATGTACAAAGCCACAATGTGATCGGCGAAATCAAAGGCAGCATGTTCCCTGATGAAATTATCACAGTGGGTGGGCACCTCGATTCTTGGGACGTCGGCGAAGGCGCCCATGACGATGGTGCAGGCGTTGTGCAGGCGATGGAGGTCCTGAAACTTTTCAAAATGGTCGGCTACCAACCCAAGCGTACGATCAGGGCCGTGGCCTTCATGAACGAAGAAAATGGCATGAAAGGCGGATTGGAATATGCAGCCCAAGGCAAGGCCAAAGGCGAAAAGCATATTGCAGCCCTGGAAAGCGACCGCGGCGGATTTGCGCCGCGCGGGATTGAAATGCAGGCGAATGCAACCAACACCAGCTTTGCCATGCGGTATTTGCCGCTGTTTGTACCTTATATGATGCACAACATCCAGCCCGGCTACGGCGGCGTCGACATCAGTCCGCTGCGGGCGCAGGGCGCCGGATTGTTTGGCTATCTGCCTGATTCGCAGCGCTATTTTGACTATCATCATGCGGAAACCGACGTTTTTGAGGCGGTGAACCAACGTGAACTGGAAATGGGTGCTGCCGCCATGGCGGCTTGGATCTACCTCCTGAGCGAATATGGCATGCCCAGCAACGAGGCCTATACTCCCAAATAG